One Cololabis saira isolate AMF1-May2022 chromosome 12, fColSai1.1, whole genome shotgun sequence DNA window includes the following coding sequences:
- the irx7 gene encoding iroquois homeobox 7, with product MPASQTGFGNLLLERSMGMPAGYPLPVLGCHPGVQQHHQAQQQQQQQLAAMAAGLPLTYSGLQGYSFLPYPHHRHITHMSNAFDLKAASPYHQALLARGGVGGVFYPPYRAGAAEDPGRVAKVATRESTGALKAWLQEHLKNPYPTKGEKIMLAIITKMSLTQVSTWFANARRRLKKENRVSWACKGKSDEEEDEEQEADSDEDEGPVQKCELEERGGEEGGEEVGAAQERTTERADARLETPQLRSSGEDTGLELGKKAESTDSHRTPSASESKDNVVSQKPKIWSLAETATSDTAHKPADLSSFPSPGKLWADWAARNRLFLPSYYTSHEIV from the exons ATGCCCGCATCGCAAACGGGATTTGGCAACTTGCTGTTGGAGAGAAGCATGGGAATGCCGGCTGGATACCCGCTCCCGGTGCTGGGCTGCCACCCCGGGGTGCAGCAGCACCACCaggctcagcagcagcagcagcagcagctggcggCCATGGCCGCCGGGCTCCCTCTCACCTACTCAGGACTACAGGGATATAGTTTTCTCCCCTATCCTCATCACAGACACATCACACACATG AGCAATGCCTTCGACCTGAAGGCTGCCTCTCCGTACCACCAGGCTCTGTTGGCCCGCGGCGGGGTAGGCGGGGTGTTTTACCCCCCGTACCGCGCGGGGGCCGCCGAGGACCCCGGCAGGGTGGCCAAGGTGGCCACCAGGGAGAGCACCGGGGCTCTGAAGGCCTGGCTGCAGGAGCACCTGAAGAACCCGTACCCCACCAAGGGGGAGAAGATCATGCTGGCCATCATCACCAAGATGAGCCTCACGCAGGTCTCCACATGGTTCGCCAACGCGCGCCGGCGCCTCAAGAAGGAGAACCGGGTGAGCTGGGCGTGCAAGGGCAAGTCcgacgaggaggaggacgaggagcagGAGGCGGACAGCGACGAGGACGAGGGTCCGGTTCAGAAATGTGAGCTGGAGGAgcggggaggagaggagggaggagaggaggtcGGGGCCGCGCAGGAGCGCACCACAGAGCGCGCAGACGCGCGTCTGGAGACTCCGCAGCTCCGCAGCAGCGGGGAAGACACGGGACTGGAGCTGGGGAAGAAAGCTGAGAGCACGGACTCACACCGGACCCCGTCGGCTTCGGAGAGCAAAGACAACGTCGTGAGTCAGAAACCCAAAATCTGGTCCCTGGCGGAGACGGCCACCTCCGACACCGCGCACAAACCCGCGGACTTGAGTAGTTTCCCCTCCCCGGGGAAGCTGTGGGCGGACTGGGCTGCACGGAACAGACTCTTCCTCCCCTCTTATTATACCTCTCACGAAATAGTCTGA